The DNA window AAACATTAAAACGCTTAAAAAATATGTTAAGTGGCGAAAAAGAAGATAAAACAGAAACTCCTCAGGGAGAACCAGTGCCTGAATCTTCTAAAGCTACACCGGAAGAAACTCCAGTGAGCACTAAAACTGTTAAAACTGAAGTTAAGAGTACAGCACCAGAACAGAAATCCAAGGCTACAGAAGTTAAATCTAAAGCAGAAGATATTAAAGAAGATGTAAAATCCAAAGCTGAAGAAATAAAATCTAAAACCGAAGACGTGTCTAGTGATGTGAAATCTAAAGTGGAAGACATATCTACCGATGTGAAATCCAAGGTTGAAGATGTTAAATCTAAAGCCAAGGATATATCTGAAGATGCTAAATCTAAAGCTTCAAAAACAGATGAAAAAATAAAAAAATCTGAAGAATCTAAAACCGATAGGAGTGGTAAAATGACTTTACTCGAAGGAAGAGAAAAAGAAGTGATAACCCGTGAAAATATTGATCCAGATTTCAAAAACGAAGTCATGGACGCAGGTGCGGAATCAGTAGCACTATGTTTCCAGTGTGGAACATGTACAGGAGCATGTCCTTCTGGAAGAAGAACACCTTACAAGATAAGGAACGTTGTTAGAAAATCAGTTATGGGACTCAAAGAAGAAGTCATAGCTGACGACACAATATGGATGTGCACAACCTGTTACGAATGCCAAGAAAGATGCCCAAGAGGAATCAAAATCGTGGACGTTGTAAAAACAGTGAGAAACTTCGCTGCACAGGCAGGATACATGGCACCAGCACACAAAATGACAGGTTCTTTCGTTATAAAAACAGGACACGGAGTTCCAATTAACGATGCAACCATGGCACTAAGAAAAAGCGTTGGACTAGGTGAATTACCACCAACAACCCATCAGTTCCCTGAAGCATTAGAGGAAGTACAGAAAATAGTCAAAGCAACAGGTTTTGACAACTTAATCGGCTGGAACTGGGATAAAGCGGAGCTAGAATAAGGAGGAATCACAATGGCATTTGCATATTTCTTAGGATGTATTATGAACAACAGGTACCCTGGAATTGAAAAGGCTACCAGAGTAATGTTTGACAAGCTCGGTGTAGAGCTCAATGATATGGAAGGAGCTTCCTGCTGCCCAGCACCAGGTGTTTTCGGTTCTTTTGATAAAACCACATGGGCTGCAATAGCAGCTAGGAACATCACCATAGCAGAAGATATGAATTCTGACATCATGACAGAATGTAACGGATGTTTCGGTTCACTCTATGAAACCAACCATCTTCTCAAAGAAGATGAAAAAATGAAAGAAAAGATAAACGGAGTTTTATCTGAAGCTGGAAGAGAATTTAAAGGTGAAGTAAACGTAAGACACTTTGCTGAAATTCTATACAACGAAGTAGGTGTCGACAAATTATCAGAATCTGTTGAAAAACCATTAAACCTCAATGTAGCAGTTCACTACGGTTGCCACTTCCTTAAACCTAGCGCTGAAATCAACATCGACGACCCAATGAAACCAACCATTCTTGACGAACTCGTTGAAATCACCGGTGCAAAATCCATAGCATACAAAGACAAAATGATGTGCTGCGGTGCAGGTGGAGGTCTACGTTCCCGTGACATAGACGTTACACTAGATTACACCAAGGAAAAACTCGACAACATGACAGCTGCTGGAGTAGACGCAATTGTAAACGTTTGCCCATTCTGCCACCTACAGTTCGATGTTGGTCAGACAGAAGTCAACAAGAAATACGGAACAGACTTCGCAATTCCAGTATTCCACCTTGCTCAGCTATACGGTCTTGCAATGGGACTCAAAAGCGAAGAGTTAACAGTCGATGCTCATTTAACAAGCACAGACCCAGCTCTTAAAAAGCTTGATGAAATTACTGGTGGAGAATAAATTTTCTCCATTTAAAATTTTTTTTTAGTTTAGCATCATTGATCTGATTTTACCTGTTTTTAAATAGTAAAACACTTTAATTTAAAAAAACTAATATTGATCTGTTTTTAATACATATTCATAAAATTATTTAATTCAAAAAAACGAGGTGTTTTTTTTGTTCGTTGCAAGTTTGGTTGGAATATTTAAATTTAAAGAACTACCAGAAAATTACGGTCCGTTTGCACAGCACAAAGCTACGATGGAGAAAAGAACCGTTAAAGATGATGATGAAATAGCAATTTTAAACATTGCAGGTACTGAGAGTTTCCATGTTCTGTTTTTGGATTCCTACAAAACAATAGCTGAGATAAATGAGGAGCTCAAACAAGTGGATGCAGAACTCAATTACAACACCAAAAAAATATTGGAAGGACATTTATGAATGATTTACCCCTTGAACAAACTTGGATGGTACTTGTAGAACTGTTGACTGATCTAAGAAAGAAAAACGTGGAAATTGATCCATCGATACCCGAAGATATCAGGATGGCCAAGACCACAATAAATTTTTATAAAGTAAACCCTGCTGATCCTGAGAGGATGAAGGAATTAAAAAGGATCAATGACTTTATAAATGCTGTTCAAGATAAATTACTGGATCTTGCAGAGAATGAAGGCAAAGAGTACAGGTTGAAATGGATAGAAAAGTTAACCAAAGCATCTCGTGGTGAAAAGATCTACGATGCCCATCAAGAGAAATCTAAATTTGTTGTTGGTGCACCTCCAGGATTTTCTATGGTTAGAATAACGTTCAAGGCACCTATTCATGAAGAAAGATTGCAAGAAATTGCAGAGTACCATAACGTGATAATAGAATTCCAAACAGATACCCTCATAGTGATATACGGGGACAAAGCCAACATTCAGGAAAGTTTGAAGGAAATTTCATCATTTTTCAAGGAACAGATAGAACCTGTTTGAAGCAGGGAAGTTTTTCTAATTTTTTTAACAACAAATTTTTTTTATACAAAAAAGATATTTAACTCATAATTAATCTAGGGAGAAAATTTTCATGAAGATCGTAGCCTTCAGTGACATTCATGGCAAGTATGGGAAAGTAATCGAATTTCTAAAAAATAATCAAGTCGATCTGGTCATTTTAACAGGTGATATCACACACTTCGGACCACCAGAACTCGCAGGAGAAATTTTAAATGAAATAGCTTCATTTGATGTACCTGTCCTGGCCATACCTGGAAACTGCGATCCTGCAGAACTCTACGGTAATATGGACAATTCCAATGCCATCAACATACATGGTAGGAGCGTTACAATCAACAACGTGGGAATATGTGGATTTGGAGGTTCAAACCCAACACCATTTAAGACACCCCTTGAATTTGATGAGGTGGAAATATACGAAAATGCAAAGAAGGCTCTTGAAGAGGTGAAGGACAGTAAAGTCACACTCTTTGTGACGCATGCACCTCCAGTTGATACTAAAGTAGATGTTCTGCCTTCGGGGGATCATGTTGGAAGCATATCCATAAGGAAAATTATTGAAGAGTCACAGCCCACTATCAATGTTTGTGGCCATATCCATGAATCAATTGCAACCGATAAAATTGGTGAAACAGAAGTCATAAATCCTGGAATGACAGCAGGTGGATATGCATGCATGATCAATATTGATGATTCGAATGAGGATGATATCAAGGTTGAATCTAAAATAATTGAAATATGAGTATAATTTTGATGATTAGTGTTCAATATGAAGTTTAAGTCCATTTTGAAGCCATAATTTAACATTATTATGGTTTCAAATAGCTTTGATCTATTTATTGCTTTGGATAATAACAAATAGAAAATAATTTATAACTTGTTTACAAAGGAATAGTGAGTTTATGGATATTTAATTCATCTTTGTCCCAGATTAATTTTTTTAGAGGTGAGAGATTGAAAAAGATAATGGTTGAAGGTCAAGTAGGTGGAAAGGTATACAGGGAACCATTTTCAAAGGGTGTACTTTCAAGGTCTTTAACAAGGGCTGAAATGGACCCAGACAGGGCTTACACTTTTGCATCCAAGATAGAATCAGATTTGATGGAACAGGGTGTGAAGGTCATCAATCTTGATGATTTAATCGTTATTGTTCGTGAAAAACTCAGGGGCGAAGGTGGAGAGATAGCCGAAAAATATGGGCTTTGGAAAAGGATAAGAAGATGTGATGAACCATTGATCATACTTATTGGAGGGTCTTCTGGTGTTGGAACTTCATCGATTGCATTTGAGGTTGCAAACAGGCTCGGAATAAGGAACATGATCAGTACAGACATGATAAGGGAAGTAATGAGAAAGATAGTGTCTAAGGAACTTCTACCCACCATCTATGAATCCAGTTACACAGCCTACAGATCCCTTAGAATTCCACCACCACCAGAGTTGGATGAGGTATTAATTGGATTTAGAGACCATGTTGATACTGTTAGTGTGGGTATTGAAGCTGTGATTGAAAGATCCCTCAAGGAAGGAATAAGTATAGTGATCGAGGGTGTTCATATTGTTCCTGGTTTTATCAGT is part of the Methanobacterium lacus genome and encodes:
- the hdrC gene encoding CoB--CoM heterodisulfide reductase subunit C, producing the protein MLSGEKEDKTETPQGEPVPESSKATPEETPVSTKTVKTEVKSTAPEQKSKATEVKSKAEDIKEDVKSKAEEIKSKTEDVSSDVKSKVEDISTDVKSKVEDVKSKAKDISEDAKSKASKTDEKIKKSEESKTDRSGKMTLLEGREKEVITRENIDPDFKNEVMDAGAESVALCFQCGTCTGACPSGRRTPYKIRNVVRKSVMGLKEEVIADDTIWMCTTCYECQERCPRGIKIVDVVKTVRNFAAQAGYMAPAHKMTGSFVIKTGHGVPINDATMALRKSVGLGELPPTTHQFPEALEEVQKIVKATGFDNLIGWNWDKAELE
- the hdrB gene encoding CoB--CoM heterodisulfide reductase subunit B — translated: MAFAYFLGCIMNNRYPGIEKATRVMFDKLGVELNDMEGASCCPAPGVFGSFDKTTWAAIAARNITIAEDMNSDIMTECNGCFGSLYETNHLLKEDEKMKEKINGVLSEAGREFKGEVNVRHFAEILYNEVGVDKLSESVEKPLNLNVAVHYGCHFLKPSAEINIDDPMKPTILDELVEITGAKSIAYKDKMMCCGAGGGLRSRDIDVTLDYTKEKLDNMTAAGVDAIVNVCPFCHLQFDVGQTEVNKKYGTDFAIPVFHLAQLYGLAMGLKSEELTVDAHLTSTDPALKKLDEITGGE
- a CDS encoding DUF749 domain-containing protein, producing MFVASLVGIFKFKELPENYGPFAQHKATMEKRTVKDDDEIAILNIAGTESFHVLFLDSYKTIAEINEELKQVDAELNYNTKKILEGHL
- a CDS encoding DUF2096 domain-containing protein; translation: MNDLPLEQTWMVLVELLTDLRKKNVEIDPSIPEDIRMAKTTINFYKVNPADPERMKELKRINDFINAVQDKLLDLAENEGKEYRLKWIEKLTKASRGEKIYDAHQEKSKFVVGAPPGFSMVRITFKAPIHEERLQEIAEYHNVIIEFQTDTLIVIYGDKANIQESLKEISSFFKEQIEPV
- a CDS encoding metallophosphoesterase family protein, producing MKIVAFSDIHGKYGKVIEFLKNNQVDLVILTGDITHFGPPELAGEILNEIASFDVPVLAIPGNCDPAELYGNMDNSNAINIHGRSVTINNVGICGFGGSNPTPFKTPLEFDEVEIYENAKKALEEVKDSKVTLFVTHAPPVDTKVDVLPSGDHVGSISIRKIIEESQPTINVCGHIHESIATDKIGETEVINPGMTAGGYACMINIDDSNEDDIKVESKIIEI
- a CDS encoding 2-phosphoglycerate kinase → MVEGQVGGKVYREPFSKGVLSRSLTRAEMDPDRAYTFASKIESDLMEQGVKVINLDDLIVIVREKLRGEGGEIAEKYGLWKRIRRCDEPLIILIGGSSGVGTSSIAFEVANRLGIRNMISTDMIREVMRKIVSKELLPTIYESSYTAYRSLRIPPPPELDEVLIGFRDHVDTVSVGIEAVIERSLKEGISIVIEGVHIVPGFISEDLVKKHNVNMFVLTLQDEEVHKGRFYSRCRQQWARRPLKRYMNYFGAIRRTHKYFESQANKYHVPVIENIDVTTTIDSIIETITKTYGSDDDVK